The sequence AAAAGATTCAGGGTGATATTTTTGCTTTGAAGATTTAATTTTTTAGTGAAAATAGTTCCTGAAGCCCATCCTAAAATTGCCACAAAAAGGAAAATAATTCCCATCAGATAATCGGGATTTGCCAAATCGTTCAAGCCGTCCCAAAAAATAAAAAGTATCCCGCTGAAACAAAGAATAATCCCTATTAAAGCCCGAAAACTGAATTTTTGTAAACCAATTGCAACACTTCCAAGAAAAACCACAATGGGCGAACAGGCACTCATTAAAGATGCCAAACTACTTGTCACAGATTCTTCCGCAACAGTGGTCATTCCGTTGGCGATGATGAGCATTAATGTAGAAAATATTAATTGATATTTCAAGTTTTTCCAGCCTATCCATTTGAATTCCTTTCGGTAGAGTAGGATCATCAACATAATAATTCCTGCCAAAAGCTGACGAATTCCCGCAACAAACCAAGCCGGAATAGTTTCTACTGCCACACGAATGGATAAAAAAGTGGTTCCCCACACGATAGCGACAGTTAGAATAGCAAAAGTAAGTTTGTAATTTTTCAATGGAGTGGGGGAAATCAAATGACAAAGATATTTATTTTAGAATGAAAAATAGACCAATTTCACTTATTCACTTGCGAAGCAAAATTCACTTTTCACCTTCTTTAAAATCCTTATCTTTGAAGCATCTAATAAAATTGAAGAAATGGTAGGAATTATCATGGGAAGTCAGAGCGACTTGCCAATCATGGAACTGGCAGCAAATTTTTTGAAAAGTTTAGACATTCCTTACGAGCTGACTGTAGTTTCGGCACACAGAACTCCCGAAAGAATGTTTGATTATGCTAAACACGCTAAGAAAAGAGGGTTGAAAGTTATCATTGCAGGAGCTGGTGGAGCAGCCCATCTTCCAGGAATGGTGGCTAGCTGTACGACTTTACCCGTAATCGGAGTTCCTATTTTATCAAGCAATTCTATTGATGGCTGGGATTCTGTTTTATCAATTCTTCAAATGCCGGGCGGAATTCCCGTAGCGACTGTAGCTTTGAATGGTGCTTTAAATGCCGGAATTTTAGCTGCGAAAATATTAGGAACGGGTGATGAAAAGGTTGCAGAAAAGCTTCAGATTTATCAGGATACTTTGAAAGATAAGGTTTTAGGAACGGTAGATGACATCAAAGCTAAACATCCTAATTTGTATGATTTGTAAAGATTCAGATTTAAAATAAAATAAATGCCTCGTGATTTTGCGAGGCATTTTTGTTTTATTTTTTGATGAATTTAAAAGAACGAATTTTATCTTTAGTTATGATTTGTAAAATATAATTTCCAGGGCTGAGATAATGAACATCAATGAAATCACTTTTCAAAATATCCTTATTAATGATTCTTCCACCGGCTTCTGTAATAGTATAATTTTTAACATTAAGAATATTTTTTAGAAAAATAATATTCTCAACAGGATTGGGATAAATGCTGGCTTCGTTTTTAGAAT comes from Chryseobacterium sp. 3008163 and encodes:
- a CDS encoding DMT family transporter, translating into MKNYKLTFAILTVAIVWGTTFLSIRVAVETIPAWFVAGIRQLLAGIIMLMILLYRKEFKWIGWKNLKYQLIFSTLMLIIANGMTTVAEESVTSSLASLMSACSPIVVFLGSVAIGLQKFSFRALIGIILCFSGILFIFWDGLNDLANPDYLMGIIFLFVAILGWASGTIFTKKLNLQSKNITLNLFYQFMFAGIIQLIFAFLFSENYNFENWSAVSISATLYLAVFGSVAAFFAFHYALTKISPVQVSILAYINTIISIFLSWLILNETISAKFIIAAVLIILGVFITNYNPELFKRKRVEE
- the purE gene encoding 5-(carboxyamino)imidazole ribonucleotide mutase codes for the protein MVGIIMGSQSDLPIMELAANFLKSLDIPYELTVVSAHRTPERMFDYAKHAKKRGLKVIIAGAGGAAHLPGMVASCTTLPVIGVPILSSNSIDGWDSVLSILQMPGGIPVATVALNGALNAGILAAKILGTGDEKVAEKLQIYQDTLKDKVLGTVDDIKAKHPNLYDL